A segment of the Candidatus Fusobacterium pullicola genome:
GCTATTGTAAGAGCATTACTCTCACCAGGTATACCTATTAATAATCTATAAGTTGGAGATAGCGTATTTACATCAAATTCCATAGATGCAGTCTCTATTCCCTCCTCATTATATCCATGAGCTTTTACTTCACTGTAGTGAGTTGTGATAAAAGATTTACATTTTCTATCTCTTAAATAATCTATAACAGCCATAGCAAAAGCTGCTCCTTCAGCTGGGTCTGTTCCTGATCCTAACTCATCTAATAATACCAGTGAACTTCTATTTACACTTTCTAAAATCTCTTGTACATTCTTTAGATGTGCTGAGAATGATGAAAGAGATTGCTCTATACTCTGCTCATCTCCTATATCTGCATATACCCCTGTAAAGAAACCTATACTTGTATGCTCATGAGCTGGGATAGGTATTCCAGATAAAGCCATTAAAGTTAAAAGTCCTGCTGTTTTTAAAGCTACAGTTTTTCCTCCTGTATTTGGACCTGTGATAAGTAGAGTATTGTAATCTTTTCCTATTTCGAATGTCAATGGTACTATCTTATCAGCTGGTATAAATGGGTGTCTTGCTTCAACCAAACTCAACATCTCTCTATTATTTATATTTGGTATAACACAATTTTTCTCTATTCCATAAACAGCTCTAGCATTTAAAATATCAAGTGATAGTATTGCCTCTCCTACTGCATCTATATCTCCTCTATTATTTCTTACATGCTCAGTTATTCTAAGTAGTATCTTTCTTATCTCCTCTTTCTCTTTTAACTCTAACTCTCTCATCTTATTGTTTAAAGCTACTATTGATAGAGGTTCTATAAATACAGTTTGACCACTTGAAGATCTATCGTGCTCTATTCCCTTTATAAGTCCTTTAAAGTCAGCTTTTACAGGAACAACACTTCTACCATCTCTCTCAGTGATAATTCTCTCTTGAAACGCCTTAGCAAAACTTGGCTCATCAAATAACTCATCAAATTTTCTCTTTATATTCATTGAAAGAGTCTTCTTATGTAATCTTATATCTCTTAAATCTAAAGAGGCGTCATCTTTTATCTCTTTGTTATTATCTATAGCCTTATTTATGATATCTTCAATACTTCTCATAACTGATACATCATGATATCTATCTTTTAAATCTCTATATTTTCCAAGGTCTTCCAATCTTGTCTTAAAAAGTCTAAAAATTCTTAAGTTAAAGTTTATATCCCAAAGATCCTCTACATCTAAGTATGTTCCTATAAGTTGAGATTTTTCAGTCATCTTACAAATATCTTTCATTCCTGCAGTTTCAAAACCACCATCATATTTTATAAAATCTGTAAAATCTCTAAGTATATCTAATTCTCTATTCAATGAACTAAAATCTTTTAATGGAGATAGATTCATTATCTTATAGTGATTCTCTTCTATCACACTATAAGCTGATAATTCCTCTCTCAATTTATCAAATTCTAATACTTTATAACTATGTCCATTCATTTTTTTACTCCCTATATTGTTATTTCATTCACTTTTTATTATACCATAAATCTTTTATTTTCCTAACTTTATTCAAGAAAATTTAAAAAAAACTTGAAATTTGCTTGATTTAATGATACAATTATATGCATTGTGTATGTAAGTTATTTTAAGAAAGGAGAGAATCAGAATGCAAAGATGTGAAATTACAGGAGTAGGACTAATCAGCGGAAACCAAATTTCTCACTCACACAGATTAACTAGAAGAGTTTGGAAACCAAATTTACAAGTTACTTCTATCAATGTAAACGGAACTCCAGTTAAAGTAAAAGTTTGTTCAAGAACTTTAAAAACTTTAAAAGGACTTAACGATGTAGAAGTTATGAAGTTCTTAAAAGCTAACGCAGCTACTTTAAGTACTAGACTTCAAAAAGCTATGGCAAAATAGTTTTAAGTCGATAAAAAAGACAGCTTAATTCAAAGCATGTCTTTTTTTATTTTTTGTTCCCTTTCTATCTTTACTTATCTTATTTTTTCCTCACTTGACCTTAGAACAATTCTATAGTTTATACTATCTTTGAAATATATCAAAAATTTAAGGAGTTTTTATGGAGAATATAAGTTTTTTTGAAAAAACCCCACCTCTAAAGCTTTTTTTTAAAGCTGCTATACCAGGGTCAATAGGTATGCTCGCCTCTGCTATCTATCTTTTTTTAGATGGTGTTATTATTAGTCGACTTCTTGGTGAAATAGCCTTTGCTGCCTTTAATATGACCATTCCTATTGTTGTTCTCAATTTTGGTATCTCTGATTTGATAGGGATTGGGTCATCTGTAAGTATTGCTATTTTACTTGGAGAAAAAAGATTTGAGAAAGCTTCTAAACTTTTTTCTCTCTCTTGTTTTATCATATTTATATCTAGTACTCTCTCTGGAGTTATACTATTTTTCTTTGCACCAAATATCTTACATCTATTGGGAGCCACTGGGGAACTTGCAAGGCAATCTATAAAATATCTAAGAGTTTATGCTTTATTTTCACCGCTTACTACTTGTATATTTGCAGTAGATAACTATTTGAGAATCTGTGGAAAGATTAAATTTAGTATGTTTTTAAATATTTTTATGTCTTTTTTATGTATCTCCTTAGAGATTTTATTTCTTTATTTTTTTAAATTTGAATTGATAGGTGCTGCCCTTGCTAACTGTATAGCATTTTTCATATGTACACTTATAGCTTTTTCCCAATTTTTTAAAAATGATAGTAGTTTAAAATTTTGTAATTTTAAGATTGAGTATACTTATCTCAAATCAATATTTACAAATGGAATGCCTACATTTCTAAATAATGTAGCCAGTCGTATTACCAATATACTTTTTAACTACCTATTACTCTATCTTGGAGGGGTTTCAGCTGTCAGTATCTATGGGATATTGATGTGTATTGAAGCTTTTATCCTTCCAGTTCTGTATGGAATGTGTGATGCTCTACAACCAGCTCTTGGTTATAACTGGGGAGCTAAAAATTATTCTCGTGTTAAAGTTATTGAAAAATACTGTCTTATTGCAAGTGCTATCACCTCAATAGTTACAAGTTCTATCATCTTCCTATTTACTGAAGAGATTGCCTCTCTATTTATTCCACAAAGAGATGATACCTTTTCTTTAGCTACTCCTGCACTTATAATTTTTGCTACTACATATCTCACTAGATGGTTATCCTTTGCTATACAGAGTTTTATGTCTGCTATTGGAAAATTTCACTTAGCTACCTTTATCTCACTGTGTGTAACTTTTATCTTTCCAATACTATCTATCCCTCTTCTTTGGAGATTAAAACTAACAGGACTTTGGTGGAATTCATCTATAACCTCTATTTTAACTGGAATTTTATCACTCTTCCTTTTAAAAAAATTATTAAAAAGTTTTAAATTAAAAAATTAATCATTAAAATTTAATACAAAAACTTGACTTTTTAAAAATAATATTTTATAATCATTTCAATAAATATTTTCAAGGGGGAGAGAGTAATGTTTATGATGGTTTTAAGGAATATCAAAAAATTAAATAATTTTTCTAGTATATTCCTAAGTATAAATCTGTCTATCTAAACATTATTTTATATATTTTATTTTAATGTAATTTAGCACTGATTCCTTTAGGAGTTAGTGCTTTTTTTATAAAAATATCTGGAGGAAAAAATATGAAAAAATTTTTAAAACTTTTAACTTTTGGACTTTGTGCTTTTATGTTGATATCTTGTAATAAGAAAGAGAGTGAAAACACTCTAGCTAGTGAAAAAACTTATGTTATTGCAACTAATGCTGAATATCCACCTTTTGAGTATTTAGAAAATGATAAAATTGTGGGGCTAGATGCGGATATTATAAGCGAAATAGCTAAAAAAACTGGCATAAAATATGAGTGGAAAAATATGAATTTTGATGGTTTGATTCCAGCTTTACAAACTAAAAAAATCGATGTTGCCATAGCTGGAATGAGTATTACTCCTGAAAGAGCAAAGGCCGTTAACTTCTCTATCCCTTATCTTACTTCAAATGTAGCTATCATAGCTAATAAAAGTAAACCTATAAATGGAAAAGAGGATCTAATCAATAAAACCTATGGTGCTGAATTAGGTACAACTAAAGAGGCTGTAGCTAGAAAGATCGAGGGAGCTTCTGTTGTTCCTTTCTCTTCAAACACTGCTGCCCTTGTTGCTTTAAAAAGTGGAAAAATTGATGGTATTGTTGTAGATGAAAGTGTTGCCAATAGCTTCGTCCAAAAAAATCCTGACTTAATCCTTGTTACTTGTCTTGATGGAGAACCAAAAGCAATAGCTTTCAATAAAGATAGTGTTGCTCTAAAAGAAAAATTTGATAAAGCTTTAAAAGAGCTTTTAGATGATAGTACTATTACAAAATTAAGAGAAAAATATGGGGTGTAGGTTATGGAAAAACTCTCATTTACATCATATATAATAGATAAAGATATTAAAGAGGAGTTAAAAAAAGAGTTGGAAAGTTTTAAAAACATACTGATTATAGGTGGAGAAACCTCTCTAGCTTCTATTGATAAAAAACTTAAATATGCTCTCACTAACCAAACTTATACTATTGAACTTTATGGTAAAGAGTGCTCACATTTTAATGTTGAAAGAATTTTAGCAAAAAATCTTGATAAAAAATTTGATATCGTTGTTGGAATTGGGGGTGGAAAAGCCCTTGATACAGCAAAATTAGTAGCTTTTAAATTAGGGATAAACATTTTAACTATCCCTACAATAGCTGCTACCTGTGCTGCTACATCATCTCTTTCTGTAGTTTATAATCAAAATGGAGCTTTTACTGAGATTATAAATTTTTCAGCTCCTCCTTTAAAAACCTTTATTGATTTGGAGACTTTAAAAAATGCTCCTAAAAAATATATTTGGGCTGGAATGGGTGATACCTTAGCAAAATTCTATGAAGTTGATATCAAAAGTAGATGGTCTATCAATTCTAGAAAGGAACTAAGTTATCAAAGTACTCTAGGGAGAACTATTAGTACTCTTTGCAGAGAACTTATCCTTAAATATGGAGAGAATGCTTTCTACTCTTCTGATATTGGAGAGGAGTTTAAAAATGTAATTCTCGTTATAATTGTTAATACTGGTTATACTTCTAATTTAGTAGAGGAGTATCTAAATGGAGCTATTGCTCACTCTGTATGCTATGGCTTAGGAAATATACACTCTATTGAAAAAAATCATCTCCACGGTGAACTTGTGGCATATGGTATCTTAATTCAACTACTAGTTGAGGATAATTATTCAGAATATGAAAAACTTATTGATTTTTATAATAAATTGAAATATCCTACTAAATTAGAGGATTTTATAGAGATTAAAAATTTTAAAGGTATTGAAGATAAAATTATAGATATTATAATAAACTCTCCAGATATGCCAGATCTTTTTAAGATGGGCTTTGAATTGGATAGAGAAAAATTTAAATCTGCACTATACGGGAGGAAAGTATGAGAGAGATAATAGCTGATAAATTTAAAGTAAGAAATTATTCTATGGGAGATAAATTTAAAAAGAGTTTATCTAACTACTCTTTGATAAATTTAGGAATAGGAGATTTAGATATTCACACTGATAAAAAAATAGTTGAAAAAGCTATGAATGATGCTTTAAATGGATATACTCACTATACAGATCCCTATGGATATGTTGAACTTCGTGAAGAGATAGTAAATTATCATAAGAGTAGATTTAAAAATTATAACTTCTCTATAGAGGATACTTTTATCACAACTGGGGCTTGCCATGCTCTATACTTAGCTTTTAAAGCTATTCTTAATAAAGATGATGAGATTATTTTACTCGCTCCATATTTTCCCATATATGCTGATCAGATAAAACTTTCTGATGGTATTCCTGTAATTGTTGAAACAAAATTAGAAAATGAGTTTCAACTTATAAAAGAAGATATTGAAAAGGTTATAACAGATAGAACTAAAGCTATCGTAATAAATACTCCATCTAATCCAACTGGAGTTTGTTATAACGAGAAAAGTTTAAATATCATAAAAGAATTGGCAGAGAAATATGATCTTTTAGTTATATCTGATGATGTTTACGATTTTTATTCATATGAAAATAGTTTCACTCCAATATTTACTCTAGAGGGTATGGATAAAAGAACTTTATCTATTTGTAGTTTTTCAAAAGATTTTGCTATGACTGGGTGGAGAATAGGATATACTATATCAAAGGTTCCAAATCTTATTGAGACTATGGAGTATATTAATGAGAGTATTATATATAGTGCTCCTTCTGTGTCTCAAAGAGCTGCTCTTTATGCTCTAAAAGATTTTGATAGAATAAAGAAAGAGGTAGTTCCTATATTTAAAGAGAGAATTGAATACTCATATAATAGAATAAAAAATATTCCATATTTAAAAGCCTTTAAGTCACAAGGAGGAATATATCTATTTGTTAATATTGAGAAAACAAAACTTTCAACTCAAGAGTTTGTAGATTTAGTTTTTGATAAACTAAATATTATCCTATTAAGTGGTGAATCTTTTGGAGCTCCTAATTATATTAGAATAGCTTGTACTTTAGATATCTCTATATTAAAAGAGGCTTTTGATAGATTAGAAACTCTTAAATTTTAATTACCACTCTCTTATTCAAAATATAATTATTATAGCTCCTATTTTCATATGTCCCACTCCTTTTTTAGTTATTTTATCTAAAAAGAAAAAAGGCTGGAATTGTCTTCCAGCCCAGTTAACTAAAATTACTTTTCAATTCTTGTATAAGGAATTAAAGCGATATTTCTAGCTCTTTTTATAGCTTTAGCTATCTTTCTTTGTAACTTAGCGTTAGCTCCAGTTACTCTTGAAGGATTGATTTTTCCTTTATCAGATACGAATCTTTTTAAAAGATCTACGTTTTTATAATCAATTTCTTCAGCTTTAACTCTTAATTTAGCTCTTCTTCTTCTGAATTCTGCCATTTTTTTAACCTCCTCTTGATTTTTAACATTAACCGATTATTAGTCTTGTTTAACTATGATGTATCTTAATACTTCTTCTACGATGTTTAGTTTTAATTCAACATCTGATAATACAGTTCCGTCAATTTCAAAAGTAGTTAATACATAGAAACCAGTTTTCTTCTTATCAATTGGATAAGCTAATTTTCTTTCTCCCCATTTTTCGCTCTTTTGAATGTTAGCTCCTGCAGCAGTTAAAACTCCAGTTACTTTTTCAATTACAGCCTCTCTACCTTCTTCAAGTACAGTTGGGTTGATAATGAACATAATTTCGTATTTTTTCATTGTTTAACCTCCTCCCTATGGTTTTAGCCCAAAACACTATCGTTTTTGAGCAGGGTCGTTTTATATTTTATCATACTCTACTAAGAATTTCAAGTATTTTTTATCTTTTTCTTACCCAAGGTGGTAAATCTAAGTTAGTCTTCTCTGTTTCTTCTCTTGTTTCAGTTGCAGCTTTCTCATTTTTAGCTGTATCTATACTTATGAATGGCTCATTTTTTTCCTCTTCATTAGCAAAGTTATTAGCTATAATTGTAACTTGAACTCTATCTCCAAATTCTGGTTCAATAACAAGTCCAAACATTACGTCATCAGCTGTTTTTCCAGCTGCATCTCTTACCATATCAGAGATAGTTTGAGCTTCCATAAGTGTAATATCTGGTGCCCCTGTAATATTGATAAGTATCTTACTAGCACCAAGGATAGATTTCTCTAATAGTGGAGATAATAATGCTTTTTCTGTTGCTTTTATAGCTCTGTTTTCTCCTTCTCCCTCTCCAAATCCTAATACTGCTATTCCAGAGTTTAACATCGTTGCTTTAATATCAGCAAAGTCTAGGTTGATAAGTCCGTTTCCGATCATTAGATCTGCTACACCTCTTATACCTATCTTTAAAATATTATTTGCTTCTTTAAAAGCATTTTGTAATGTTATTGTCTTATCTGGTAATTCAAATAGTTTATCATTTGGTATAATTACTAAAGCATCTACTGCTTTTTTCAGATTCTCTATACCTATATCTGCATTATTTTTTCTCTTTCTTCCTTCAAAAGAGAAAGGTCTTGTTACAACAGCAACTGTTAATACTCCTAATTCCTTTGCTACTCTTGCAATTACTGGAGCTGAACCTGTTCCTGTTCCTCCACCCATACCTGCTGTAATGAATAACATATCTGTATCTTCTAGTAGATTTTTTATCTTCTCTACATCCTCTTCAGCTGCCTGTCTTCCTATCTCTGGATCTGCTCCAGCTCCAAGTCCTCTTGTCAGTTTTTCCCCTAGTTGAATTCTTACATCCGCTAATGACTTCCCTAAATCTTGAGCATCTGTATTAGCTGCTATATACTCTACTCCTCCTACACCAGAAGCTATCATATCGTTTATAGCATTTCCTCCTGCTCCTCCTGCTCCTAATACTTTTATTTTAACTAAATCTTGATCAAGTAACATCTTTTTCGCCCCTCCCTCTCTTAAATAAAGTTAGAAAACCAATTTTTTATAGCTTTCACCACTCCATTTGTTTTTTCTACTTTCTCTTCTTCTACTATTTCTTCTTCTAACATTTTAGTTAAATCTTCTTCTACATTTATTGGTGGAACAATTTTTTCATTTTTTACTTGTATTTCTTGATGAGTATAGCTACCTGTTCTCATCTTTCTATCCTCTTCTTCCATCACTTCATAAAAAAGTCCAATTACTGTTGCCATATTTGTAGTAACTTCTTCCAATCCACTGAACTCACTCGGTAGTACCCTTCTTGCAACATATCCAGTTTTTTTATTTATCTTTTCTAGTAACTTTTCTGTATTTATTATTTTATCAGAGATTACTCCCCCTGTTAAAACCAAACCTTTTCCTAAATATCCATTAAATCCAGATTTCTCTATAGTAGTATCTATATAATCAATTATCTCCTCAACCCTTGCATTTATAAAATCTTCCAATTCAAGAGCCGCTATATGCTTTCCATCTCCATAATATATATATCCATCTGGTGATATATCTCTATCTCTATACTTATTTAAAATTTCAATTGCATCTTCATCATCTGTAAGCTTTAAAATATATACTAAATCACTTTTAAAATGCATTCCACCTAACGGAATAGTTTTTGTATAAATTAATTTATCATTTTTATAAAGAATGATGTCTGTACTTCCCTCTCCAATATCAGCAAGGGCTACTCCCATTCTTTTATCCTCTTCACCTAATGTAGACTTTGCTGAAGCATAGGCATTTAAAACTATATTCTCTACATCTATACCAATTCTATTTATAATCTCTACTAATTTAGCTACTCTCTTCTTATCTGTATAAATTAGGTGAACATCACCTTGTAGCTTACTTCCTAATATTCCCATTGGATTTTTTATAATTCCTGAATTATCTACCTTTATATTGTATATTTCTGTCTTAATTATTTGCTCGTCTTGAGAAAGAACCTTTTTTTCTGCTTCTACTAATAAAGCTTTCATTTGCTCTTCTGTTACTTCTGTTTCAGAAAAATTATACTCTATATTTGTTGTTCTAGATTTGATTCCATCTCCACTTATTCCTATAGTTACTGCTTCTATCTCTTGATCTGTAGCCATTCTTAGTTTTTCAACAACATTATTTATTGATTTAGATAATGCTTCTCCATCTCTAATCTCATTTTTTATCATTCCATAACTTGGACCCTCTATATATTTTAAGACCCTTAATACTTCTCCATTTGAAGAAAGTTCTCCAGTGATGGCTTTTATTTTTCCATTACCTATATCTATTACAGTTTTTACAATTTTATCTCTATTTATCATCACTTTTCTTCTCCTCCAAATTTTTAACTATAAAGTCATTAAATCTTATATCTATATACTCAATTTTTTTTATTTTAGCAAGCTCATTATATAATGTTTCTAAAACTTTATACTTCTCATCCTCTACTTCTAAATTTGTTTTTATAATAGTACCATCTAATAGTACTATCTCTATACAACTATAATCCCTTATATAGATTTGAGATATCAGCACTTTTAATAACGTTTCATCTAATCTTTTGCTCAATTCCAAAAGCTTTTCAATATCATCAAAATCTTTTACTACTAAGAAATAGGTATCTTTTTCCTGTTGCTCCTTCAAATAACCAAATATATCCCCATTACTATCAATCAAAAAAACTCTATCTTTGGTTTGAAGATAATAAGCTACCTCTTTAACCTTTACATCTATCTCTATTTTTCCTAAACTTAAAACTTTTATTTTTACATCTTCTATTCTAACATCTTTTTTCAAATATTTTTCTAAACTTTCTAAATCAATAGTCCATATGTTACTATTATAAATTATTTTTGTCATTTCTGTCAATTCACTTGACAATATTTTTGAATTACTTTCTACTTTAATTTCTTTTATTTTAAAAAAATCTAAAGTTAAAAATTTACAAGGAATTAAATATAACATCCAACTAAATAAAAATATAAATACTAGTCTTATTGTAAATTTCAAAAGAAAACTCTCCTTACTTTTTAAACGTATCTACCATTATTTTAACTAAGTCATCAAAAGTATAACCCTTTAGTGTTCCTAAATCTGGAACTAAGCTAGTTTTTGTCATACCTGGACATGTATTTACCTCTAAGAAATATACCTCTCCATCTTTTAGCATAAAGTCACTTCTTGATATACCTTTAAGTCCAATAGTTTTATGAATTTTTACTGCATTTTCCATAGCCTTATCATAAGCTTTTTTATCTATCTTAGCTGGGTACTCATGTATAGATCCACCAACTGCATATTTAGACTCATAGTCATAAAACTTATTCTTAGGAATAATTCTCAATACTCCTAATCCTTCACCATTAATTACTCCAACTGTTAACTCCTCTCCCTGTATCATCTCTTCAATAAGAGGTTTTCTTCCCTCTAAAAAAGCTTTTACAGCTTCTCTTACCTCTTCCTTTGAATGACAAAAATATATTCCTACACTTGAACCATCTCTTGATGGTTTTACTATTACTGGAAACTCTTCAATCTCTTCAATAGAATTATACGTTTTGGGAGTCTTTATTCCTACAGATTCAGCTATAGCCTTAGTATAAGCTTTATCCATAGTTACTGCACTTTCCATAGCTCCAGACCCAGTATATGGTTTTCCTAACATATCTAATAAACCTTGGAAAGTTCCATTCTCTCCATATCCTCCATGTAATGCTATATAAGCTAAATCATACTCGTTTTCTGTGAAAGCTGTTATAAGATTTTTCTCAGTTACATCTACTCCATAAGCATCATATCCTTGAGCTTGTAAACTTTCTAAAACGGCAGTTCCACTTCTTAAAGATACCTCTCTTTCAGAAGATATCCCTCCCATAAATACCGCTATTTTCATTTTCCACCTCTATAATACTCTATTATTTTTTAATATTATTATTTCCTCTTCAAGTTGAACGTCATATAACTCTTTTATCTTAGATTTTACTAAAGTTAAAATATTAGAGATATCTTCAAATGTTGCATCTCCATGATTTACTATAAAATTTGGGTGTTTTGGAGATATCTCAGCACCACCAACTCTAGTTCCCTTAAGTCCAGCTTCTGATATCAGTCTAGCTGAAAAATCTCCTGCTGGATTTTTAAATGTACTTCCTAAATTTGGTTTGTCTAATGGTTGCTTACTCTCTCTTAAAGCTTGAATCTCTATAACTTTTTGTAAATCAAATCCTCTTTTAAATTCAAATGTTGCACTTATGATTACCCATTTTTTCTCCTGTATCTCTGTACTTCTATAAGAAAACTTGATATCTTCCTTTTTCAACGTTCTTATTTGATGATTTTCATCAAATATCTCTATCTCTTTTATACAATCAAAAATCTCACTTCCATAGGCTCCTCCATTCATATAGACAAGCCCTCCTACACTTCCTGGGATTCCAGCTAAGTTCTCTAAGCCAGAATAATTGTTTCTATTCATAAAAGCTGTTAATTTATTAAAATCCAATCCTGCTCCAACTTTTACAATACCTTCACTTAGCTCCTCAACCTTATTTAATTCCTTTAAAGATACGAAAGTTATATCTAAATCTCCTTCATCTATTAGAGTATTTGTTCCATTTCCTATTAAAAATATATTATCGTACTTTTCAAATATCTCTTTTAATTCATTTTTATCCTCAACTATTATAAATCTTTTTGCCACTCCTCCAATTTTCATATTAGAGTGATTTTTCATATTGTGATTTTCAAGTGTTCTCATTATCTATATTTCCCTTCTAATTTTTCTGCAACTCTATGGGCAATCTTCGATATATCTCCAGCTCCCATAAACATAAATACTCTATTCCCCTCAAAATTCATCAACATCTCATCTATATTTTGTGGATTTTTCTCAATAACCACTTTAGGATTAGCAATTACACTTTGTAGATCCTTTATTGTTACTCCAAAATTATCCTTTTCTCCAGCACTATATATAGGTAAAAGTATAACTTCATCTGCTAGATCAAAGGCATTTTTAAAGTTATCTAATAGAAACTTGACTCTACTATAACGATGTGGTTGAAAAATAACAGTTATTCCACTATTTTCTATTGATCTAGCTCCTTGTAAAGTAGCCTTTATCTCTGTAGGATGATGGGCATAGTCATCAATTACCTTTATCCCATTTCCACTGTATAATATCTCATATCTTCTTTTAGAACCTCTAAACTTTTCAAAGGCTCTCTCTATATCCTTCTCCTCTAGTCCAAACTCAAGTGCTAAATAGATAACTGGAAGAGAGTTTAAAATATTGTGCTCTCCAGGAATATAAAGAGTAAATCTTCCTACCTTCTCACCTTTTATCATTACATCATAACTTGTTTTTCCAGCTTCTATTACAATATTATCAGCAAATATATCAGCTGTTCTGTCTTTTATACTATATCTAGTTATCTTTTTATCCTCTTTAGTTGCTGCTAATCCTCTTAAGATTTCACAGTCAGAACATATAAATACCTCTTCAGAAGTTTGATCTATAAACTTAGAAAAAGATTTAATTATATTTTCTAGTGAACCATGATTTTCTAAATGATCAGCCTCTATATTTGTTATTATTGAATACTTTGGATTCATATATAAGAAAGAATTATCACTCTCATCAGCTTCAGCTATAAAAAAGCTTGATTTTCCTGGTTTTGCATTTGAACCTATCTCAGGTAAGATTCCTCCTACAACAATAGTTGGATCTAATGGTAACATTACAGATGCTGCCATTGAACTTGTTGTTGTTTTTCCATGAGTTCCTGCTACTGCTATTCCACTCTCTTCATTTAAAAGCATAGCCAGTAACTCTCCTCTTTTAACAACTTTTATACCATTTTCTAAAGCGCATATATACTCTGGGTTCTCTTTCTTTATAGCACTTGAAGCTATAATCATATCAAAATTTTTACCCTCTAAATTCTTTTCTGAGTGTTCATTATGAACTGCTATTCCTATACTCTCTAACTCATCAGTTACATAAGAACGGCTTAAGTCACTTCCCTCTACTTCATAACCCTTGCACTTCATAATTTTTGCAAGTCCACTCATTCCTATCCCATTTATTCCTATAAAATATATCTTTTTCAACTTATTTCCTCCAAATATCAAGAGATTCTATTATCTTTTCAGCTGCATTTTCCTGCTTTAAGTTTCTAATATTTATCTTCATAATATCCAACTCATTTTTATTTTCCAATAATTCAAAAGCCTTCTCTATAGCAAGATTTGCCTCTGAATTTTTATACATCAAGGCTGCCCCTACATCTTTTAAAAGCTTTCCATTTGCATACTGTCCAACTTTTATAGAATTATAAGGT
Coding sequences within it:
- a CDS encoding aminotransferase class I/II-fold pyridoxal phosphate-dependent enzyme; the protein is MREIIADKFKVRNYSMGDKFKKSLSNYSLINLGIGDLDIHTDKKIVEKAMNDALNGYTHYTDPYGYVELREEIVNYHKSRFKNYNFSIEDTFITTGACHALYLAFKAILNKDDEIILLAPYFPIYADQIKLSDGIPVIVETKLENEFQLIKEDIEKVITDRTKAIVINTPSNPTGVCYNEKSLNIIKELAEKYDLLVISDDVYDFYSYENSFTPIFTLEGMDKRTLSICSFSKDFAMTGWRIGYTISKVPNLIETMEYINESIIYSAPSVSQRAALYALKDFDRIKKEVVPIFKERIEYSYNRIKNIPYLKAFKSQGGIYLFVNIEKTKLSTQEFVDLVFDKLNIILLSGESFGAPNYIRIACTLDISILKEAFDRLETLKF
- the rpsR gene encoding 30S ribosomal protein S18, with amino-acid sequence MAEFRRRRAKLRVKAEEIDYKNVDLLKRFVSDKGKINPSRVTGANAKLQRKIAKAIKRARNIALIPYTRIEK
- the rpsF gene encoding 30S ribosomal protein S6, which gives rise to MKKYEIMFIINPTVLEEGREAVIEKVTGVLTAAGANIQKSEKWGERKLAYPIDKKKTGFYVLTTFEIDGTVLSDVELKLNIVEEVLRYIIVKQD
- the ftsZ gene encoding cell division protein FtsZ, with protein sequence MLLDQDLVKIKVLGAGGAGGNAINDMIASGVGGVEYIAANTDAQDLGKSLADVRIQLGEKLTRGLGAGADPEIGRQAAEEDVEKIKNLLEDTDMLFITAGMGGGTGTGSAPVIARVAKELGVLTVAVVTRPFSFEGRKRKNNADIGIENLKKAVDALVIIPNDKLFELPDKTITLQNAFKEANNILKIGIRGVADLMIGNGLINLDFADIKATMLNSGIAVLGFGEGEGENRAIKATEKALLSPLLEKSILGASKILINITGAPDITLMEAQTISDMVRDAAGKTADDVMFGLVIEPEFGDRVQVTIIANNFANEEEKNEPFISIDTAKNEKAATETREETEKTNLDLPPWVRKR
- the ftsA gene encoding cell division protein FtsA yields the protein MMINRDKIVKTVIDIGNGKIKAITGELSSNGEVLRVLKYIEGPSYGMIKNEIRDGEALSKSINNVVEKLRMATDQEIEAVTIGISGDGIKSRTTNIEYNFSETEVTEEQMKALLVEAEKKVLSQDEQIIKTEIYNIKVDNSGIIKNPMGILGSKLQGDVHLIYTDKKRVAKLVEIINRIGIDVENIVLNAYASAKSTLGEEDKRMGVALADIGEGSTDIILYKNDKLIYTKTIPLGGMHFKSDLVYILKLTDDEDAIEILNKYRDRDISPDGYIYYGDGKHIAALELEDFINARVEEIIDYIDTTIEKSGFNGYLGKGLVLTGGVISDKIINTEKLLEKINKKTGYVARRVLPSEFSGLEEVTTNMATVIGLFYEVMEEEDRKMRTGSYTHQEIQVKNEKIVPPINVEEDLTKMLEEEIVEEEKVEKTNGVVKAIKNWFSNFI
- a CDS encoding cell division protein FtsQ/DivIB, giving the protein MKFTIRLVFIFLFSWMLYLIPCKFLTLDFFKIKEIKVESNSKILSSELTEMTKIIYNSNIWTIDLESLEKYLKKDVRIEDVKIKVLSLGKIEIDVKVKEVAYYLQTKDRVFLIDSNGDIFGYLKEQQEKDTYFLVVKDFDDIEKLLELSKRLDETLLKVLISQIYIRDYSCIEIVLLDGTIIKTNLEVEDEKYKVLETLYNELAKIKKIEYIDIRFNDFIVKNLEEKKSDDK
- a CDS encoding D-alanine--D-alanine ligase translates to MKIAVFMGGISSEREVSLRSGTAVLESLQAQGYDAYGVDVTEKNLITAFTENEYDLAYIALHGGYGENGTFQGLLDMLGKPYTGSGAMESAVTMDKAYTKAIAESVGIKTPKTYNSIEEIEEFPVIVKPSRDGSSVGIYFCHSKEEVREAVKAFLEGRKPLIEEMIQGEELTVGVINGEGLGVLRIIPKNKFYDYESKYAVGGSIHEYPAKIDKKAYDKAMENAVKIHKTIGLKGISRSDFMLKDGEVYFLEVNTCPGMTKTSLVPDLGTLKGYTFDDLVKIMVDTFKK